The region GCGCTGACGACAATGATGGCGGCGTCCGCCACCCGCACCGCCGAAATAGCCTCTCCAGTGAAATCGAGATATCCAGGCGTGTCGAGCAGATTGATCTTCGTATTCAAGTGCTCGGCAAACGCCGGCGTCATCTGAATCGAGATGTCGTGGGCATGCTCCTCAGGCGAATGCATGGTGAGGGCGGTCCCATCGTCGACACTTCCGTGGCGCTTGGTCGTGCCAGAAACCCAACAAAGAGCGTCAACCAGACTCGTCTTCCCGGCCCCGCCATGCCCCAGCACGGCAACGTTCCGGATGCGGTCCGTGGTGTATTCCTTACCGGATGCCATTCCCAATCCTCCCGGATCTTTCGATGACTCGAGGCCCTCTGCCGAATGGCCGAGAGCCCCGATTCAACTCGCTTGGGAACTTGATTGTAGAACTGGCTACCCCACACGGCAAGGCGGCAAATCACCCCTTGGGACGGAAGGCGTTACCCATAATGTCGGGGTCGAAATACCCGACTTCTCCGGTGGTCGCGTATCGATATAGCGCCGCCGTATAGACCCCCTTCAACGCCGAAAAGAAGAGAGCCAAGAGCACGAATCCAAGCACAGCCACACCGACCATCGCCATGACTGGCGCGGCACCGAGCTGTGCGGCAACGGTAATCAGCACTGCAGAAACGGCAGCCCAGGAGAGCCCCATCAGCGTTACAGCCCAACCCAGGCCGAAGTTGCCCACCACTTGTTCGCCCCACGTCGCTTTGAAGAGAGCAGCACTCTCTTTAACCGCATCGATGGGGCCCACATTCTTGGTCACCAAGACCGGGACAGTCAGGTACGTGGTCAGCGTCCACGCCATGCCCAAGAAGCCGGCTGCGAGACGTCCGAGGAAGCCGGATCGCTCAGAAATGAAACGAAGCACCATGCCTACCGTTGCGGCGATCATCGCATAGCCAACGATGGTGCTCATGCGCTTCGAGGCGATCGCGAGACCATCGCTGATGGTCGGATCACCTCCATCGAGCCGGATCAAAGCGGCGCCCACAAGCGCCGAGTTGAAAAAGAAGATCACCGTGTACTGGACCAAGTAGAACAAGAATCCGAGGACGTAGCTGACGTAGCCGCCGTCCTCGGCGAAGATCTCCCAGCCACCTGTCACCGCGAGCGGCGCGATAAAGCTCGCGGTAACCAATACCGTGGCGATGCCTGACATGAGCGGAAAGACCAAGAGCTCTTTGTCGAGCCTCAATACGTTTGCGCTCGCCTTCACCAGGGCAAAACTATTCGAGAAACTGCCGGCCATACGACCTCCTAACGCTTAATTCCCCCGCAACGTACAACCACGCTACGCCCCACGCCGCAAGGTTCTTCAGCGACGCCCGTCGGCTTGCGCCTCCGTCGTAGCCAGATCACCACTGGTCAGCTCCAGTACCAGCCGATCCGTGTCGTAGATCTCATCGAGCGCTTCGAGAATCGCCCGAACGTCCACGGTCACAGATCGATTCAAGGTCGGGAGGTAGATGTAGTCCCCAGGAAGGCTCTCGATGTTGCCGTCGAACACCACACCCACCACTTCGAGGTCTCGATCCAGTACGGGAGACCCAGAGTTTCCTCCGATGATATCCGCCGTCGAGACGAAGTTCATGGGTGTCGAGAGATCCAGCGTCTCTGGAGGGTTGGCCCAGCGATCCGGGAGCGCCCAGTCTTCCATACCGGCATGGGAATAGTGCCGGTCGTAGAGCCCGTAGAACGTGGTGAACGCGGGTGCAACAGTGCCGTTGTATTCGTACCCGGCCACAACGCCGTCGGCGATGCGGAGAGAGAACGTGGCATCGGGTGGAACGTCCGTGCCGTACACTTCAAAACGAGCGCGGCCGAGTTCCGCAGCGATCTCGGTCTCTTGGCCCCCCACTTCCACAAAGAGGGTGTTCAGCTCCAGGAACGCCGGCAGGAACGCGACCACGGCCTGCACTGCAGCATCACCGGGGGAAACTGAACCCGCCTCCAGACCTGCGACGGCGGTAGCCGAATCTGTGAGTGCCGACGCCGCAACGATGCCCTGGGCCGTCGCGAGCGGAGATCTACCCTGCAGCAACTGAGTCACCGCCTGATGGTCGGGCCCCAAGAAGTCCAACATCTCCTGAAAGCGGTCCGCAATCAGCAGCGCGTCCAGGTCCGCTGGCATGTTGGGCGTCTCCCGAACGACGTCCATCATGCCGTCGATGTCCTCGGCGGGAGCCCCTCCCTGCCGCATCGCGATGACCTGAAGGGCGAAAAAGCCGCGAATGATCGTCGACCCATCAATAAACGGATTTCCAAACGCGGAGAACGCGCCCGTCACCGCAGCACCGTCTCGTTTGATGTCTTGAAGCGACGCCATACGCTCGATGAGGGCACCATAACGTGAGTCCAGCTCCGGGTCTGCTTCGAGCGCAGTCTGGAAATCCGACTCGGTGTCCATGCGTCGAGCAATGATTATGGGGTCTTCGAGCCCCCGGATCTGACCTTCATAAGCCTTTTCCGAATTGCTCAGGCTGAAGTATTGATTCCGGAGGTCCAATTCCTCGGACACCTCGGGATTCGCGTCGATGTATGCTTCCAGTACCTGCATACGCGAGCGGAACATGTCCAGTAAGTATCGGTCCCCGACGTCCCGGCGATACTCAAGCTCAGCAACCGTCTGGAGCCGATGGGTCGAGCCCGGATTACCGACAATGAAGATCGGCTCGCCCTCTTCCAACCCGTCCGTGTCGAAGCGGAAGTGGTTGTCACTCTGGAGCGGGTTCCCGTC is a window of Longimicrobiales bacterium DNA encoding:
- a CDS encoding S46 family peptidase → MSEPRRSFGVLVLGLLVSACGGSAPLPPPPIPSANQPAETATDTSPRPDIGDMEIVQMDAPEAQTPFVFGVDLDTVQAGEFDQGKMWTFEFPPADYIEATYGFRPDEAWFERARLGALRIPNCSASFVSPNGLVMTNHHCAREFVSQVSGEGESLLDDGFVATDLADERPVEDFEADQLVDIVDVTEEVNLVLDPMESAARAEAREDLLEGIRERILEEWGGEDGGHEVEMISLYNGGRTSAYVFRRYTQVKLVMAPEVQIGFFGGDPDNFTYPRYNLDFSFFRVYDDDGNPLQSDNHFRFDTDGLEEGEPIFIVGNPGSTHRLQTVAELEYRRDVGDRYLLDMFRSRMQVLEAYIDANPEVSEELDLRNQYFSLSNSEKAYEGQIRGLEDPIIIARRMDTESDFQTALEADPELDSRYGALIERMASLQDIKRDGAAVTGAFSAFGNPFIDGSTIIRGFFALQVIAMRQGGAPAEDIDGMMDVVRETPNMPADLDALLIADRFQEMLDFLGPDHQAVTQLLQGRSPLATAQGIVAASALTDSATAVAGLEAGSVSPGDAAVQAVVAFLPAFLELNTLFVEVGGQETEIAAELGRARFEVYGTDVPPDATFSLRIADGVVAGYEYNGTVAPAFTTFYGLYDRHYSHAGMEDWALPDRWANPPETLDLSTPMNFVSTADIIGGNSGSPVLDRDLEVVGVVFDGNIESLPGDYIYLPTLNRSVTVDVRAILEALDEIYDTDRLVLELTSGDLATTEAQADGRR
- a CDS encoding DUF6159 family protein, which translates into the protein MAGSFSNSFALVKASANVLRLDKELLVFPLMSGIATVLVTASFIAPLAVTGGWEIFAEDGGYVSYVLGFLFYLVQYTVIFFFNSALVGAALIRLDGGDPTISDGLAIASKRMSTIVGYAMIAATVGMVLRFISERSGFLGRLAAGFLGMAWTLTTYLTVPVLVTKNVGPIDAVKESAALFKATWGEQVVGNFGLGWAVTLMGLSWAAVSAVLITVAAQLGAAPVMAMVGVAVLGFVLLALFFSALKGVYTAALYRYATTGEVGYFDPDIMGNAFRPKG